A window from candidate division KSB1 bacterium encodes these proteins:
- the galT gene encoding galactose-1-phosphate uridylyltransferase codes for MPELRKDPVIGRWVIISSERGKRPHDWAVEPERKRGGFCPFCPGNEDKTPPELIAVRPDGSPPNTPGWTLRVVSNKFPALQIEGDLNRRGEGIYDLMNGIGAHEVVIETTDHELDLADLPVEQIRLVLWAFRERMLDLRKDIRFRYILVFKNHGSAAGASLEHSHSQLIAMPIVPKRVQEEIDGSRNYYNYKERCIFCDIVRQELLTEKRVVSQHNGYLVIEPFAPRFPFETWVLPTDHQSHFERMPEEQLQHLAEALKDILTRINLTLDRPPYNFILHSSPIQEADYPEYHWHIEIIPKLTKVAGFEWGSGFYINTTPPEDAAKYLRESFS; via the coding sequence ATGCCGGAGCTACGGAAGGATCCGGTCATCGGGCGATGGGTGATCATCTCATCGGAGCGCGGTAAAAGGCCTCACGACTGGGCGGTGGAACCGGAGAGAAAACGAGGGGGGTTCTGTCCCTTCTGTCCCGGCAACGAAGACAAGACACCTCCGGAGCTCATCGCCGTTCGCCCCGACGGATCCCCGCCTAATACTCCAGGCTGGACGTTACGGGTGGTTTCCAACAAGTTCCCGGCTCTCCAAATTGAGGGGGATCTCAATCGGAGGGGTGAAGGGATCTACGATCTGATGAACGGCATCGGGGCCCATGAGGTGGTCATCGAGACCACGGACCACGAGCTGGATCTGGCCGACCTACCGGTGGAGCAGATTCGGCTTGTGCTCTGGGCCTTCCGCGAGCGGATGCTGGATCTGCGCAAGGACATTCGTTTCCGCTACATCCTGGTGTTCAAGAATCACGGTTCGGCCGCAGGTGCCTCCCTGGAGCACTCTCACTCCCAGCTCATCGCGATGCCGATCGTCCCCAAGAGGGTCCAGGAGGAAATCGACGGCAGCCGGAACTATTACAACTACAAAGAGCGCTGCATCTTCTGCGACATCGTTCGGCAGGAGCTGCTCACCGAGAAGCGAGTGGTGAGCCAGCACAATGGGTATCTGGTGATCGAGCCCTTTGCCCCCCGTTTCCCGTTCGAGACGTGGGTTCTGCCCACAGACCATCAGTCCCATTTCGAGCGAATGCCGGAGGAGCAGCTGCAGCACCTGGCCGAGGCGCTCAAAGATATCCTCACCCGCATTAATCTGACGCTGGACCGGCCACCGTACAACTTCATCCTCCACTCCTCACCGATTCAGGAAGCAGACTATCCTGAGTACCACTGGCATATCGAGATCATCCCCAAGCTGACCAAGGTGGCCGGTTTCGAATGGGGTTCAGGCTTCTACATCAATACGACTCCGCCTGAGGACGCCGCGAAATACCTGCGCGAGAGCTTTTCCTGA
- a CDS encoding tetratricopeptide repeat protein has translation MALLRFRLCGLGLSVLVCAALLGCAGTRKKEEAAKQPGVEEVLGVEGQQEQAPSEDEVLRLLGITPRGGEAEKTATGQTTVQKSETDILKDRVQELERQLREREAQIASLKADLAAKEKTISDLEARARISAPVAAGARPKAAGEGRAPSSEFRVRYEDALAEYKARNFKAALAIFQELLQTDPNNTLSDNCQYWIGECYYGMEDYNQALVAFEKVFSFPGTNKAADAQLKIGLCYLKLGDRARARQEFQRLIDNYPDSEYVSKARSYLSQL, from the coding sequence ATGGCGCTTCTGCGTTTTCGATTGTGCGGGCTGGGTTTGTCCGTGTTGGTCTGCGCGGCTCTTTTGGGCTGCGCCGGGACGCGTAAGAAGGAGGAGGCCGCCAAGCAGCCAGGGGTAGAGGAGGTTCTGGGCGTCGAAGGCCAGCAAGAGCAGGCGCCCTCCGAAGACGAGGTTCTCCGCTTGCTCGGCATCACCCCGAGGGGCGGCGAAGCGGAAAAGACCGCAACCGGGCAAACCACCGTTCAGAAGAGCGAGACCGATATTCTCAAAGATCGGGTACAGGAGTTGGAGCGGCAACTTCGGGAACGCGAGGCCCAGATTGCCAGCCTGAAAGCGGACCTGGCGGCGAAGGAAAAGACGATCTCTGATCTGGAAGCCCGCGCGCGGATTTCTGCGCCGGTTGCAGCCGGAGCCCGCCCGAAGGCCGCGGGCGAGGGTCGCGCACCCTCATCGGAGTTCCGCGTCCGCTACGAAGATGCCCTGGCCGAGTACAAAGCCCGCAACTTCAAGGCGGCCCTGGCGATCTTCCAGGAGCTGCTTCAAACGGACCCCAACAATACCCTCTCCGACAACTGCCAGTACTGGATCGGCGAATGTTATTACGGGATGGAGGACTACAATCAGGCTCTGGTGGCCTTCGAGAAGGTGTTCAGCTTTCCGGGCACAAACAAGGCAGCCGATGCCCAGCTCAAGATCGGGCTCTGCTACCTCAAGCTGGGCGATCGCGCGCGCGCCCGTCAGGAATTCCAGCGATTGATCGATAACTATCCTGACAGCGAGTACGTCAGCAAGGCGCGCAGCTACCTGTCCCAGCTCTGA
- a CDS encoding porin family protein: protein MRRGLPWFLFAGAVVCNVGFAQNLLKPWWLSLGVGISQVEGDQVSRRPGPMAAVSLGYHISPYAAVSLYASTGLSGGTGGGVGWNRTATAQFGGELRVYFRPVSRLSPFLGAGGGVTGWQTDGSRGSWVKEPWDKEVHIGTSGGVEYLLSPKFSFQIGVRYDYVLSDDLEGKPGGSEKDQIAAGFVGLVLRFGHWFADDPDDDGVPNALDLEPTRPEDPDGYQDHDGVPEAGPPAPEKAGEGEDRSRPVVIHRPVYVAPVGNTIFLRAQVYEDRALRTVALLYRPIGTPRWNVVRMKPGEGEWYEARIPGFDVRFPGTEYAIVAVDQASNLGFSGMIDRPHVVRPISSGVGWKILGGAMGVAGWGSVGYLLWHRE, encoded by the coding sequence ATGAGGCGCGGGTTGCCGTGGTTTCTCTTCGCGGGGGCCGTAGTTTGCAATGTGGGGTTTGCCCAGAACCTGCTGAAGCCATGGTGGCTTTCCCTGGGGGTGGGTATCTCCCAGGTCGAGGGTGATCAGGTCTCTCGCCGTCCCGGCCCGATGGCTGCCGTCTCCCTGGGCTACCACATTTCCCCCTACGCAGCCGTTTCGCTTTACGCAAGCACGGGCCTCTCCGGTGGAACCGGAGGAGGCGTGGGATGGAATCGGACGGCAACGGCGCAGTTCGGGGGGGAACTCCGGGTCTACTTTCGACCTGTGTCGCGCTTGTCGCCCTTTCTGGGGGCAGGGGGCGGTGTGACCGGCTGGCAGACGGACGGATCCAGGGGCTCCTGGGTCAAGGAGCCTTGGGACAAAGAGGTTCACATTGGGACAAGCGGGGGTGTGGAGTACCTCCTTAGCCCCAAGTTCTCCTTCCAGATCGGTGTGCGGTACGACTACGTTCTTAGCGATGACCTCGAGGGGAAACCGGGTGGCTCGGAAAAGGATCAGATCGCGGCTGGCTTTGTCGGCTTGGTTCTCCGCTTTGGCCATTGGTTTGCGGATGATCCGGACGACGACGGGGTGCCGAACGCCCTGGACCTTGAGCCCACACGGCCCGAAGATCCGGACGGCTACCAGGATCATGATGGGGTTCCGGAGGCCGGACCGCCGGCGCCGGAGAAAGCTGGGGAAGGGGAAGATCGGTCGCGCCCCGTCGTGATCCACAGGCCCGTGTATGTTGCCCCGGTGGGGAATACGATCTTCCTGCGCGCCCAGGTCTACGAGGATCGGGCGCTGCGGACCGTCGCATTGCTTTACCGTCCGATCGGCACACCACGCTGGAACGTGGTGCGAATGAAGCCGGGGGAGGGGGAATGGTACGAAGCTCGGATCCCGGGTTTTGACGTGCGTTTCCCGGGAACAGAGTACGCGATTGTCGCGGTGGATCAGGCCTCCAACCTGGGGTTTAGCGGCATGATAGATCGCCCTCATGTGGTGCGCCCAATTTCCAGCGGGGTTGGCTGGAAGATTCTGGGGGGCGCCATGGGGGTGGCGGGATGGGGATCCGTAGGGTATTTGCTCTGGCATCGTGAATAG
- a CDS encoding PspC domain-containing protein translates to MADQTRRLYRSSSHRMIAGVCGGVAEYLNTDPTVVRILWVLAALAGGVGVWMYLASWLLIPRRAEEPAAPDKQAASTGAAVGVVLILLGLWFLTRLRFPFGFFPYWHPWRGHLHSFWGWDRGIDLLPLLIILAGVAYIAYLLSAPERRGPEPKAKTEQPGPAVGAEGQAPERERFYREPEGRILAGVCSGMARHFRLDPTLVRLLWILAALLTSFVLGIIAYLVVALITPERPAQRLQPEP, encoded by the coding sequence ATGGCAGACCAGACGCGACGTCTTTATCGTTCCTCAAGCCATCGCATGATCGCCGGCGTGTGCGGGGGGGTGGCCGAGTACCTGAACACCGATCCCACCGTAGTCCGCATTCTTTGGGTCCTGGCCGCTTTGGCCGGCGGCGTGGGGGTGTGGATGTACCTGGCAAGCTGGCTCCTCATTCCCCGGCGCGCTGAGGAACCAGCGGCCCCGGATAAGCAAGCAGCCAGTACGGGTGCGGCTGTGGGTGTGGTCCTGATCTTGTTGGGCCTCTGGTTCTTGACCCGCCTCCGGTTCCCCTTCGGATTCTTCCCCTACTGGCATCCCTGGCGCGGACATCTCCATTCCTTCTGGGGCTGGGACCGGGGCATCGATCTCCTGCCTCTGCTCATCATCCTGGCAGGGGTCGCCTATATCGCCTACCTCTTGTCAGCGCCCGAGAGGCGCGGACCGGAACCGAAAGCGAAAACAGAGCAGCCCGGGCCTGCCGTCGGGGCGGAAGGTCAGGCTCCTGAGCGTGAGAGGTTTTACAGGGAGCCAGAAGGCAGAATTCTGGCTGGCGTTTGCTCGGGCATGGCTCGCCATTTCCGCCTCGACCCCACCCTTGTGCGTCTCCTTTGGATTCTGGCCGCGCTGTTGACCAGCTTCGTGCTGGGGATCATTGCCTACCTGGTGGTGGCCCTGATCACGCCTGAACGCCCTGCCCAAAGGTTGCAGCCTGAGCCGTGA
- a CDS encoding protein-L-isoaspartate(D-aspartate) O-methyltransferase: MTHEDPYTVLRRRMVDEQIAARGVRDPRVLEAMLTVPRHEFVPSNLRDSAYDDTPLPIGYGQTISQPYIVALMTECLQLKGGEKVLEVGTGSGYQAAILAQIAGEVYSIEIVKPLAEEAAERLARLGYKNVHIRHGDGYFGWPEEAPFDGIIVTAAPEEVPQPLIDQLKPGGRLVIPVGEWSQDLVVVSKDEQGRVRRKSVIPVRFVPMTGEAQRR; this comes from the coding sequence ATGACGCACGAAGATCCTTACACGGTGCTCCGCCGGCGGATGGTGGACGAGCAGATTGCGGCGCGGGGGGTGCGGGATCCCCGTGTGCTGGAGGCGATGCTCACGGTGCCCCGCCACGAGTTCGTCCCCTCGAACCTGCGCGACTCCGCCTACGACGATACCCCCCTACCCATCGGATACGGGCAGACCATTTCTCAACCCTATATCGTCGCGCTGATGACCGAATGTCTGCAGCTCAAGGGGGGCGAGAAGGTCCTGGAGGTGGGGACTGGCTCTGGTTATCAGGCCGCTATATTGGCCCAGATCGCGGGTGAGGTTTACTCGATCGAGATCGTCAAGCCGCTGGCGGAAGAGGCGGCCGAGCGGCTGGCCCGGCTCGGGTACAAGAACGTCCACATCCGCCATGGCGATGGGTACTTTGGGTGGCCGGAAGAGGCGCCTTTCGACGGCATCATCGTCACCGCCGCCCCGGAAGAAGTCCCGCAACCCCTGATTGACCAGCTGAAGCCCGGGGGCCGGCTGGTGATTCCCGTAGGGGAATGGAGCCAGGACCTCGTTGTTGTGAGCAAGGACGAACAGGGGCGCGTGCGTCGCAAGAGCGTGATTCCGGTTCGGTTCGTGCCGATGACGGGGGAAGCGCAGAGACGCTGA
- a CDS encoding histone deacetylase has protein sequence MSEAGTDVEGTGVSGRSSGRGTALVYGDVYLRHLTGPMHPESPDRLRAIVEALKERSLWSRLVLLQPRRAEMEWVEQVHRSRYVRAVQELCQAGGGALDADTPLSPDSFEVALYAVGGVLEAVDAVLSGKVANAFCAVRPPGHHACPDRGMGFCIFNNVAIAARYLQGRHGIHRVLIVDWDVHHGNGTQEAFYDDGSVFYFSVHQFPHYPGTGTRTETGYGEGEGTTCNVPLPAGADDRVYERIFLDELRPKAMDFEPEFVLVSAGFDLQQGDLLGSMRVSEAGIRRLTEIVCEIATASPAQGRLVSVLEGGYALDPLRRNVCAHVDALLQWATRGQGPR, from the coding sequence ATGAGTGAAGCCGGTACCGACGTCGAAGGGACAGGCGTGTCCGGTCGGAGCAGCGGCCGAGGCACGGCTCTGGTCTACGGGGATGTGTACCTGCGGCATCTCACGGGGCCCATGCACCCGGAGTCACCGGATCGGCTACGCGCGATTGTTGAGGCGCTGAAAGAGCGCTCCCTATGGTCCCGCCTTGTCCTTCTGCAGCCACGGCGTGCCGAGATGGAGTGGGTGGAGCAGGTGCACCGCTCACGTTACGTGCGCGCGGTACAGGAGCTCTGCCAAGCAGGCGGCGGCGCCCTCGATGCGGACACGCCCCTTTCCCCGGACTCCTTCGAGGTAGCCCTGTACGCGGTGGGAGGGGTATTGGAAGCTGTGGACGCGGTCCTTTCCGGAAAGGTGGCCAACGCCTTCTGCGCGGTGCGCCCTCCCGGGCATCACGCTTGCCCTGACCGTGGCATGGGCTTCTGCATTTTCAACAACGTGGCCATTGCCGCTCGTTACCTGCAGGGTAGGCACGGAATCCACCGCGTACTGATCGTCGACTGGGATGTACATCACGGCAACGGTACGCAGGAGGCGTTCTACGACGACGGCTCGGTGTTCTACTTTAGCGTACACCAGTTCCCTCACTACCCGGGAACCGGAACGCGCACGGAGACGGGATACGGCGAGGGAGAAGGGACTACGTGCAACGTGCCCTTGCCTGCGGGAGCGGACGACCGGGTCTATGAGAGGATATTCCTGGACGAGCTGCGGCCAAAGGCAATGGACTTTGAGCCGGAGTTCGTGCTGGTCTCCGCGGGCTTCGATCTTCAGCAAGGCGATCTTCTGGGATCCATGCGGGTTTCGGAGGCCGGGATCCGGAGACTCACGGAGATCGTTTGTGAGATCGCGACAGCCAGCCCTGCGCAAGGCCGGTTGGTTTCCGTTCTGGAAGGAGGGTACGCGCTGGATCCTTTGCGGCGCAATGTGTGTGCACACGTTGACGCGCTTCTCCAGTGGGCGACCCGTGGGCAGGGACCGAGGTAA
- the nfi gene encoding deoxyribonuclease V (cleaves DNA at apurinic or apyrimidinic sites), with protein sequence MRVLDLHPWQVDYSQAVALQQELRGRVCAVGGPEKVRYVAGADVSFAKSSGRVFAAVVVYDLSEHRPVEVATAEGESPFPYIPGLLSFREAPILLRAFRKLEIVPDAVLLDGQGIAHPRRFGLASHIGLFLDLPCVGCAKSRLIGEFEEPGPEPGDFSPLRDGEEVIGLVLRTRRGVKPVFVSVGHKISLERAGELVLSCCTRFRLPEPVRLAHVITNRVRCEAEQKSGEAADLHDE encoded by the coding sequence ATGAGAGTCCTGGATCTTCATCCCTGGCAGGTCGACTACTCGCAAGCCGTGGCCCTTCAGCAAGAGCTCCGCGGCCGGGTGTGCGCCGTTGGGGGGCCGGAAAAGGTGCGGTATGTGGCCGGAGCCGATGTCAGTTTTGCCAAGTCGAGTGGTCGGGTCTTCGCAGCGGTGGTTGTCTACGACCTGTCTGAGCATCGTCCAGTCGAGGTGGCTACAGCAGAGGGGGAAAGTCCGTTTCCGTACATCCCCGGGCTGCTCAGCTTCCGGGAGGCGCCCATCCTACTGCGCGCGTTCCGCAAGCTGGAAATTGTCCCAGACGCCGTTCTCCTGGACGGGCAAGGAATTGCGCACCCGCGCCGATTCGGCCTGGCCTCTCACATCGGCCTGTTCTTGGACCTGCCCTGCGTCGGCTGCGCGAAGAGCCGGCTGATTGGGGAGTTCGAGGAGCCAGGACCGGAGCCTGGCGACTTTTCCCCCCTCCGGGACGGAGAGGAGGTGATTGGGCTTGTCCTGCGCACCCGGCGCGGCGTGAAGCCGGTCTTTGTCTCCGTGGGGCACAAAATCAGTCTGGAACGGGCAGGCGAGCTTGTGCTGAGCTGTTGCACGCGCTTTCGACTCCCGGAGCCTGTGCGGCTAGCGCACGTGATCACGAATCGCGTGCGGTGTGAGGCAGAACAGAAAAGCGGAGAAGCTGCGGATCTGCACGATGAGTGA
- a CDS encoding NUDIX hydrolase, which produces MSPAGCGQKPAGPMAEPEILYCPKCGASMVHEMREGRRRPVCSRCGYVHYWNPAPAVAVVILQNGQVLLVRRKYEPRQGLWSLPAGFVEWDEDIREAAVRETKEETGCDVAVRELLGVYSAFDDERTHVVLIVFRGELLGGRLQAGDDASEVRFFPLASLPDDFAFRVHRQVLEEIRHRSEM; this is translated from the coding sequence ATGAGCCCCGCTGGCTGCGGCCAAAAGCCCGCCGGACCAATGGCGGAGCCGGAGATCCTCTATTGTCCCAAGTGCGGCGCGTCCATGGTCCACGAAATGAGGGAGGGGCGAAGACGGCCCGTCTGCAGCCGCTGCGGCTACGTTCACTACTGGAACCCGGCGCCGGCTGTGGCAGTGGTCATTCTCCAGAACGGCCAGGTCCTGCTGGTGCGGCGCAAGTACGAACCGAGGCAAGGGCTTTGGAGCCTGCCAGCAGGCTTTGTGGAGTGGGACGAGGACATTCGCGAAGCGGCGGTACGGGAAACGAAGGAGGAAACGGGTTGCGACGTGGCCGTGCGGGAGCTCCTCGGCGTGTATTCGGCTTTCGACGACGAGCGCACCCATGTGGTCTTGATCGTGTTCCGCGGCGAACTTCTCGGGGGCAGGCTCCAAGCCGGCGACGACGCCTCCGAAGTCCGCTTCTTCCCCCTCGCTTCGCTTCCTGATGACTTTGCCTTTCGTGTGCATCGCCAGGTGCTGGAAGAGATCCGGCACCGCAGCGAGATGTGA
- a CDS encoding N-acetylmuramoyl-L-alanine amidase, with protein MILRGKVQRAAIALAFTGAIAVFAQGGEVRLSVIYPREGTRIVAVDSTFIFGQVQPPEAALSINGAPVPLYPDGSFLAHLPVRSGAFVFHCVARLGKDSAVVKRTVSVQSPMAPCPEDTLMIDGAYLFPREDLELCAGELVRVAMKGTPGCSAGFQIEGLTGWLPMVEQPPAREFYWGETVFGSARLREAPLLRGMYTGVVRLLPDDSVRGARIRFFLTRGTGDTVRMYARGRVTILPERVPRVARLRWQQTVARTGPGLGYDLFLPEGVKLWITGREGNFLRARLSDDEEAWVPQDAVEFLPSGTPPAFSVIQVIRTEDRGAWSRVRVFTQDRLPYRVEQRTSPSELIVTFYGAKAETDWIRHEFPNPLIQDIRWKQRSRDAYELHIRLASHAHWGYDADYEGTQFVLDIRKPPQPRPWPHSPLKGLTILLDPGHFPDPGAVGPDGFAERDANFQLALVVKHALERKGATVFLTRDDQRPASLRARPILARVLKPDILLSLHHNALPDGVNPFQNHGTSVYYYHPQSYALAVELQRELLRELGFQNFGLYYDNLALCRPTQMPAVLAEPGFMMYPPEEMQIRCPEYRRKVAKAVVAAMEKFVRGATE; from the coding sequence GTGATCTTGCGTGGAAAAGTGCAGCGGGCCGCTATAGCCCTGGCCTTCACAGGAGCGATTGCCGTTTTCGCCCAGGGCGGTGAAGTCCGCCTCAGCGTGATATACCCCCGGGAGGGGACGCGAATTGTAGCCGTGGACTCCACATTCATTTTTGGTCAGGTGCAACCACCCGAGGCGGCTCTGTCCATCAACGGGGCGCCCGTTCCCCTTTATCCCGACGGCAGCTTTCTGGCCCATCTTCCGGTGCGGAGCGGCGCGTTTGTGTTTCACTGCGTGGCGCGCCTGGGAAAGGACTCCGCTGTGGTGAAGCGCACGGTGTCGGTCCAGTCCCCCATGGCTCCATGCCCCGAGGACACGTTGATGATCGACGGAGCTTATCTGTTTCCCCGCGAGGACCTCGAGTTGTGTGCGGGGGAGTTGGTGCGGGTGGCTATGAAGGGCACGCCGGGCTGTAGCGCCGGCTTTCAGATCGAAGGCCTCACCGGCTGGCTTCCGATGGTGGAGCAGCCTCCGGCCCGTGAATTCTACTGGGGCGAAACGGTTTTTGGCAGCGCAAGGCTCCGGGAGGCGCCTCTTCTGCGCGGGATGTACACCGGGGTGGTGCGGCTGTTGCCGGATGACTCTGTGCGTGGCGCGCGGATCCGGTTTTTCCTCACGCGCGGGACGGGCGACACCGTACGGATGTACGCGCGCGGGCGGGTCACCATCCTTCCGGAGCGCGTCCCCAGAGTCGCCAGGCTCCGCTGGCAGCAGACGGTTGCCCGCACAGGCCCCGGCCTGGGGTACGATCTGTTCCTCCCCGAGGGGGTAAAGCTGTGGATCACAGGTAGGGAGGGGAACTTCCTGCGGGCCCGCCTCTCGGACGACGAGGAGGCGTGGGTCCCTCAGGACGCCGTGGAGTTCCTTCCTTCCGGAACCCCGCCGGCGTTCAGCGTGATTCAGGTCATCCGTACAGAGGATCGGGGCGCTTGGAGCAGGGTTCGCGTATTTACGCAGGATCGCCTGCCCTACCGGGTCGAACAGCGCACTTCACCCTCGGAGCTCATCGTCACCTTCTACGGCGCCAAAGCGGAGACGGACTGGATCCGCCACGAGTTTCCCAACCCACTGATCCAAGATATTCGTTGGAAGCAACGGTCACGGGACGCATACGAGCTTCACATCCGGCTGGCGAGCCATGCCCACTGGGGCTACGACGCTGACTACGAAGGGACGCAATTCGTGCTCGACATTCGAAAACCACCGCAGCCGCGCCCCTGGCCCCATTCCCCGCTCAAGGGACTTACAATTCTTTTGGACCCAGGACATTTTCCGGATCCGGGCGCTGTGGGCCCGGACGGCTTTGCGGAGAGGGATGCCAACTTCCAGCTTGCTCTGGTCGTGAAGCACGCCCTGGAACGAAAGGGAGCCACAGTCTTCCTGACGCGCGACGACCAGCGCCCGGCCAGCCTCCGCGCTCGCCCCATTCTAGCTCGGGTGCTCAAGCCGGATATCCTCTTGAGCCTCCACCACAATGCGCTGCCCGACGGCGTGAATCCTTTTCAGAACCACGGCACGAGTGTGTACTACTATCACCCGCAGAGCTATGCCCTGGCGGTCGAATTGCAGCGCGAGCTCTTGCGCGAACTCGGCTTCCAGAACTTTGGTCTCTACTACGACAACCTGGCCCTGTGCCGCCCGACCCAGATGCCCGCTGTGCTGGCGGAGCCAGGGTTCATGATGTACCCCCCGGAGGAGATGCAAATCCGATGTCCCGAGTACCGACGAAAGGTAGCCAAGGCGGTGGTTGCCGCGATGGAGAAGTTCGTCCGCGGAGCGACCGAATGA
- a CDS encoding MTH938/NDUFAF3 family protein — protein MKITDYSFGRIVIGDKEYRADVIVDNHSVRPNWWRKEGHKLQLEDLQQVIEEVAPEVVVVGKGKFGMMRVSPEVERYLAEKGIELQAAPTAAAVEEFNRLVDKRRVLGAFHLTC, from the coding sequence GTGAAGATCACGGACTACAGCTTTGGACGTATCGTCATCGGCGACAAGGAATACCGGGCGGATGTGATCGTGGACAATCACTCGGTGCGGCCCAACTGGTGGCGCAAGGAGGGTCACAAGCTGCAGCTGGAGGACCTGCAGCAGGTCATCGAAGAGGTGGCCCCCGAAGTCGTGGTCGTGGGGAAAGGCAAATTCGGAATGATGCGCGTAAGCCCGGAGGTCGAGCGCTACCTGGCCGAGAAGGGTATTGAGTTGCAGGCCGCCCCAACGGCTGCGGCGGTCGAGGAGTTCAATCGTTTGGTGGACAAGAGAAGGGTACTTGGCGCCTTCCACCTCACCTGCTGA
- a CDS encoding ubiquinone/menaquinone biosynthesis methyltransferase has translation MDSNHFSSDDERGLTRSRKELFVRDLFDSLSRRYDAFNTLASLGLHRRWRDRALRQTQLPPDGTLVDFCCGTGDFLELAARRFGANVRLVGLDFSPQMLGVARARLRGLELNGRLELRLCNVEATGLPSGQADAVTCGFALRNVDSLERTFREMHRVLREGGRAVLLELAQPDSPLLRKGFWLYMDQVLPLLGMPILGKRKALQYLSASVRGFKPPQQIVELLRAAGFAQAWQEPLCLGVCRVYVAIKGQGGDARADQGR, from the coding sequence ATGGACAGCAATCATTTTTCCTCCGATGACGAGCGTGGGCTTACCCGTTCGCGAAAAGAGCTGTTCGTGAGGGACCTCTTCGACTCCCTCTCTCGCCGATACGACGCATTCAACACCCTGGCCAGCCTTGGACTTCACCGGCGCTGGAGGGATAGGGCCCTTCGGCAAACCCAACTGCCGCCGGACGGTACGCTGGTCGATTTCTGCTGCGGGACGGGCGACTTCCTGGAGCTCGCGGCGCGTCGCTTCGGGGCCAACGTGCGGCTCGTCGGTCTGGACTTCTCGCCGCAGATGCTGGGCGTGGCGCGAGCGAGGCTACGAGGACTCGAACTGAACGGCCGACTGGAGCTCAGGCTTTGCAATGTAGAAGCTACCGGTCTGCCCTCCGGTCAGGCGGACGCCGTGACCTGCGGATTTGCCCTGCGGAACGTGGATAGTCTCGAGCGGACTTTCCGCGAGATGCACCGCGTCCTTCGTGAAGGGGGTCGTGCGGTCTTGCTGGAGCTGGCCCAGCCGGACTCCCCCCTGCTGCGCAAAGGCTTCTGGCTGTACATGGACCAGGTCCTGCCGCTTCTGGGGATGCCGATTCTGGGGAAACGGAAGGCGCTCCAGTATCTCAGCGCCTCGGTGCGGGGATTCAAGCCGCCGCAGCAGATCGTGGAGCTGCTGCGAGCCGCCGGCTTTGCCCAGGCGTGGCAGGAGCCGCTTTGCCTTGGAGTATGTCGGGTGTACGTAGCAATCAAAGGGCAGGGTGGAGACGCCCGTGCAGACCAAGGCCGCTGA
- a CDS encoding homocysteine S-methyltransferase family protein, with the protein MKPFLELVQSGEVVLFDGAIGTMLQARGLAPGDPAERWLLDHPEEVVRLHRDYVAAGAQVLTTNSFGGSRFKLSNWLDPSRAREVNRLAAQLAREAAADRAYVAGSVGPTGVFLEPLGPVSRQEMWEAFAEQVQGLAEGGADLIIIETQMDLNEALVAVEAARAVSQLPVIANMTYSPGKAGYRTLMGNTVQECVQALEAAGADLVGTNCGTGIDDMIQVVREMKQVAHRPILAEPNAGLPQLEQGRTVYKETAEEMAAKLASLIQAGAQVVGGCCGTTPEHIRLFRLALDTLARR; encoded by the coding sequence ATGAAACCGTTTCTTGAGCTCGTGCAGAGTGGGGAGGTCGTGCTCTTCGACGGGGCCATCGGCACCATGTTGCAGGCAAGGGGTCTGGCTCCTGGCGACCCTGCGGAGAGGTGGCTGCTGGATCATCCGGAGGAGGTCGTCCGCCTGCATCGGGATTACGTTGCCGCGGGAGCGCAGGTCCTCACCACAAACAGCTTTGGCGGATCGCGTTTCAAGCTCTCAAACTGGCTGGATCCCTCCCGTGCCCGCGAGGTGAACCGCTTGGCGGCCCAGTTGGCCCGGGAAGCGGCTGCTGACCGGGCATACGTAGCAGGCTCCGTGGGACCGACCGGCGTATTTCTCGAACCCTTGGGCCCTGTTTCCCGCCAGGAGATGTGGGAGGCCTTCGCGGAACAGGTGCAGGGATTGGCCGAGGGGGGCGCGGACCTTATCATCATCGAAACACAGATGGATCTGAACGAAGCGCTGGTGGCCGTGGAGGCTGCTCGGGCGGTCAGCCAGCTCCCCGTCATCGCCAACATGACCTACAGCCCGGGGAAGGCCGGCTATCGAACGCTGATGGGGAACACTGTGCAGGAGTGTGTACAGGCGCTGGAGGCAGCGGGGGCTGACCTGGTGGGGACTAACTGTGGTACCGGCATCGACGACATGATTCAGGTGGTTCGGGAGATGAAACAGGTTGCCCATCGTCCCATTTTGGCTGAGCCCAACGCCGGCCTTCCGCAACTGGAGCAGGGGCGGACGGTTTACAAGGAAACCGCCGAAGAGATGGCCGCTAAGCTGGCAAGCTTGATCCAGGCCGGTGCGCAGGTTGTCGGCGGCTGCTGCGGCACGACTCCCGAGCACATCCGGCTTTTTCGCTTGGCCCTGGACACCCTTGCACGCAGGTAG